Part of the Edaphobacter lichenicola genome, CGAAATCTGGGCAGCCCGCGTCGAAACCATGCCCGAAGCCCGTCAATTCCATACCATAACCCTTCGCGCCGTGGACAATATGGCCTCCGCCCTTGCCGCCGCGGCGCCCCGAGCCACCAATGATCTCCTCCTCCTGGCGGGGGCCACCCCACCCGCGCCCCCCGGCTTCATCCTCCAGCCTCCCATTCAGATCCCCACCACCCAATCAACCGTCCTGGTTCGTGCCACCCGCGATGATGCCACCTGCGATTAACTGTTCCACGTGGAACAAAGATTTCCACACCTTCTCTCCGGAAACCCCACAATTCAGGCCCTGAATCACGTATCCCACAAGTTCTCCACAGCCTTCAGCGGTTCTGCACAGACACCAACCCATTGCCACGCTACCCTCCACCGGATACCCTTCATCTACCGCAATGACGACTGAACAGCTCACTCCCAAGCCTGAAGACACCACCCAAAAGCCCGCAGAGCCCAAATCCTCCCCCAAACCGTCCAAGGTCATCGCGGTCGTCAATCAAAAGGGCGGAGTCGGCAAGACCACCACTGCCATCAATCTCGCGGCCGCCCTGGCCCTCGAAGGCCTCAATACCCTCCTCATCGACTGCGACCCCCAGGCCAACTCCACCGGCGGCCTCGGTTTTGCCCGCGCCAGGGACGGCGAAGAGGCCCGCCTCAGCATCTATGACATCCTCGTCGGCCAAACCACCATCGCCGAAGCCCTCCTCTCCACCGAGATCGACACCCTCAAGCTCATCCCCAGCAGCAAAAACCTCATCGGCGCCACCATCGAGCTCATCGGCCTCGACCGCCGAGAGTACAAGCTCCGCGATGCCATCGAGCCCATCCGCGCCGACTACCCCTTCATCCTCCTCGACTGCCCCCCAGCTCTCGACCTCCTCACCCTCAACTCCCTCGTCGCCGCCGACAGCCTCCTCGTCCCCATGCAGGCCGAGTACTTTGCCCTCGAAGGCATCTCCGAGCTGATGAGCACCCTCGACCGCGTCGGCCAGAGCTTCAACCACGGCCTTGCTCTCGAGGGCGTCCTCCTGACCATGTACGACGACCGCACCAACCTCTCCCAGCAGGTCTCGGAGAATCTGCAGGCCTTCTTCACCGACAAGCTCCTCAAGACCACTATCCCGCGCAACATCCGCCTCGCCGAAGCGCCCAGCCACGGCAAGCCTGTCTCGCTCTACGACCCCAAATCCCGCGGCTCCGAGGCCTATCGTGAGCTGGCCCTCGAGCTCCTGACCCGCAACAAGATGGACAGCCCCGAAGAGAAGCGTAGAAAAGCCGCGGCAGCGGCAGCCGCTAGCGCTCTCAAGTCCTTCCACAAGCCCGAAAAGAAACCCCGCTTCTGGCAATCCAGCAAATAGCAAAGAAATTACACCCGAGCATCGCGAGGACCCAGTCCATTCCCTAACCCAAAGCAAGGTATACAAGTCACGAAGTGACCGCACCACGCGAAGTGGGCCCGTCCGGCAGGACAAATACTTCACACAAAGAAAGTCATAAATGATGCCAACCGCCACCGCAGATCCCAAACGTCGAGCCCTGGGCAAGGGCCTTGAATCCCTCCTCCCTCAACGCCCCGCCGCGCCCGCACCTCTACCGCCCCCACCGGTAGTCGAGTCCACCGGCAAGCCGCTCGAGATCCCCCTCGACCAGATCGAACGCAACCCCTTCCAGACGCGCAGTCAGTTCGACGAGGCCAAGCTGGCCGAACTGGCGCAGTCCATCGCAGCCTCCGGCGTAGTGCAACCCATTGTGGTACGGCCACTTAGCGGAGGGCGCTACCAGCTCATCACCGGCGAGCGCCGCTGGCTGGCCAGCAAAAAAGCCAACAAGACCACCATCCCCTCCATCGTGCGTCAGGTCTCAGACGAGCAGACGCTCGAGATGACCATCGTTGAAAACCTCCAGCGTGCCGATCTCAACCCCATCGAACAGGCACGCGCCTACCAGCGCCTCAGCAGCGACTTCAAGATGACCCAGGAGCAGATGGCCGTCCGCACCGGCAAAGAGCGGGCAAGCGTAGCTAATTTCCTTCGTTTGTTGCGTTTACCGGAATCAATCCAGCAAAAAGTGGAGTCCGGCGATCTCACCTTCGGCCACGCCCGCACCCTTCTCGCGCTCGATTCGCCCGAAGCGATCACCACCGCCGCTCAAAAGGTGATGGCACTGTCGCTCTCCGTCCGTCAGACCGAAAGCTACGTCCAAGGCCTCATCAATCCTGAGGCAAAGGAGAAGAAGGAGTCCAAGGCCGACGCCCAGCCCGAAGACCCCAACGTCCGCGAGGCACAAGACCGCCTGCGCCGCTCCCTCGGCCTCAAGGTGCGCATCGAGGACAAGAAGGGCAAAGGCCGCGTCATCATCGAGTACTCCGGCCTCGAAGACTTCGACTCCATCCTCACTGCACTAGGCGGGCAGTAGTTTTTCTTAAGAATTCAGGTCACGCACATACATTCAGGTCACGCCATAAGCAACCAAGACTCTCGCAGACACGTCAGGAGACTCCACATGCGTCAAGCCCGTCACGTGAAACTCTATTTATTCCTCTTTCTGTTACAAATTGCTTTCCTCAACCTTCACGCCCAAACGACACCCCGCACCCTCGTCCGCACCGGTCATCTTCTCGAGGTAAAAACCGGAGCCGAGCCTGCGGCCCAGACCATCATCGTCACCGGCGACCGCATCACCGCCATCGCGCCTACTGCCTCCACGCCGAAGCAAGCCGGTGACACCGAGATCGACCTCACCCGATTCACCGTCATGCCCGGCCTCATCGACGTGCACACCCACCTCACAGCAGCCAACAACTTCGATCCCTACTTCGAACTCAGCATGACCCCCGCCAAAGAAGCCATCATCGGCGTCGAAAATGCAAAGGTCACCCTCGAAGCCGGCTTCACGACGGTACGCAATGTCGGCGCGAACGACTTCACCGACGTAGCCCTCCGCGACGAGATCAACGCCGGCCACATCCCCGGCCCGCACATGCAGGTCTCCGGCCCAGCCCTCGGCATCACCGGCGGACACATGGATGAGAACCTTCTCCCCTACGAGTTTCACTACCACGCTGAAGGCGTAGCCGACGGCATCCCCGCCGTCCAGCATCAGGTCCGCGAGAACATCAAGTACGGCGCCGACCTCATCAAGATCGGAGCTACTGGCGGCGTCCTCTCCAAGGGAGACGACCCGCAGGCATCGCAGTACACCCTCGAAGAGATGCAGGCCATCGTAGCCGACGCTCATCGTCTCGGCCGGAAGGTCGCGGCTCACGCTCATGGAGCGCAAGGCATCCTCTTCGCCACCGAAGCAGGCGTCGACTCCATCGAACACGGCAGCTATATCAACGACGAAGACATCGCCCTCATGAAGAAGAAAGGCACCTACCTCGTCCCCACCGCGTATCTCGTCGACTGGATGCAGCAGTACGGCAACCTTCCGCCCTTCTACCAGCAGAAGATGAAAGACGTCAGCGCCGTCGAAAAGCAGAATGCGATCAAGGCCATCAAAGCCGGTGTCAAAATCGCACTCGGCACCGACGCCGCCGTCTATCCACACGGCCTCAACGCCCACGAGGTTGATGTCTATGTCAATCAATTCGGCATGTCGCCACTGCAAGGCATTCAGACCGGCACCCTCAACGCCGCCGACCTCATGGGATGGAACGATCGCGTCGGTTCCATCGACCCCGGCAAATGGGCCGACCTCATCGCCATCGACGGCGACCCACTCAAAGACGTCAAGCTCCTCCAGCACGTCCCCTTCGTCATGAAATCAGGCATTGTTTACAAAGACGAGACACACAAGTAGCAGGAAAGTAATCGCCGAATCAAATGAAAGCCTCAGCCCTCGAGTTCCGTCTCCGTTTTCTCATCATCGTAGTCATCTATCTTCTCGGCTTCATCGCCCCGTGGAACAGTTTCCTGCATCTGGACTCCATCCGCACCTGGCAGTACCTTGCAGCGTGGCCCGCGCGCAGTGGATGGATCGGCTTCAGCGCAGCCACCATCATGGTCCTGGTCCTCGGCATCCTTTGCGCAATTGCAGGAGCGTTCCTGCGCACCTGGGGCTCGGCCTACCTCGATCCCTCCACCGTTCAAGCCGGTGCGATGCACGGCGAAGGCGTCGTAGCCGCCGGCCCCTATCGCCATCTCCGCAATCCGCTCTACCTTGGCACGCTCTTCCACACCTTTGCCCTCGCGCTTCTCATGCCACCCAGCGGAGCCATCTTCTCCATCCTCGCCATCACACTCTTCCAGCTCCGCCTCATCTTCGCGGAAGAGTCCTTCCTCACCGCAAAACTCGGCGCTCCCTATCTCGACTACTGCGCCAAAGTCCCACGCCTCTTCCCATCATTCACTGCACGCATTCCCGCATCCCCGCTGCGCCCCTCGTCTCCATCGTGGCCCACAGCATTCCTCCCCGAGATCTACATGTGGGGAGTAGCCGTCTCCTTCGCGGCACTCGGCTGGCGCTACAACTCCGTGCTCATCATCAAAGGCGTCCTCATCTCACTCGGCCTCTCCCTCATCGTCCGAGCGTTCCTCAAGCCCGCACCCAGGAGAACCTAGAGAGTTTCGGGACGGCCCGGATTCATCAGCAGATAGGACGGGTGATTTGCGCCCGTAGGTGCATAGAACTCTTCGTGCGTAAAAGAAAACCCAAGCCTTCCGAGAAGACGTTTCGAGGAGGCATTCTTCGGGTGGTGTCCCGCGAACAATCCTCGGATCTGCAGCGTCTCAAACGCAAATTTGATAACGGCGCGTGCCGCCTCCTGAGCGAGACCCTGCCCCTGGTAACTCTTTCTCACATGGACTCCCATCTCGAAGATGCGGCCATCGAGATGGTAGGGCCGAAGTCCGGCACACCCGGCAAAATCATCGCTTTGAAGCAGGAAGACAGGCCAATACTGAACCTGGTGGTCGATCAACATGGTTCTCTCACGAGCTAGCCGCGCACCGATCTCACGATCGGTAAAGGGCCCGCCAATCAGCGAAGACACTCCAGGATCGCCCCATAGTTCAAGGGCGAGGGGAAGGTCTCCTTCGCTCCACTGTCCAAACCCCAAGCGATCTGTCCGAAGAAAGTAGTCGTGCGGTCGAGTCAAAGAGGAATCCGCCATCTGTAAAGGGAAAACCCGCCGCGCCCACACGATCAAAATCGTGGACGCAAGCGGGTTTGTCTTGCTCTCGCGCATCAGCAGCCCAGACTCTGAGGCGCGTCAATCGGGGAGGGCCCTCTCCTGCGACACCATCGCACCAACTGGCGCACGCGAGCGTCGCTCTAGAACTACTTCTTTACCGGTGCGATCGTGTCCTTCGCAACCTTGGCCACGCGGAACTTCACCACGGTCTTGGCCTTGATCTTGATGGTCTCACCCGTCTGCGGGTTGCGGCCAAGACGCGCCTTACGCTCTGCCTTCACCAGCTTGCCAATACCAGGAATGGTGAACTCGCCATTCTTCTTGGTCTCTTTGACGGCAGTCTCGGCCAGCAGTTCCAGGAAGCCAGCAGTCTGCTTGTTGGTGAGTTCGAGCTTCTCCGCCAGGTGGCGAACCAGCGCTGTCTTTGTCATTCCCTTTGCCATGTAGTGCTCCTTCTTGCTTTCGATATAGAGTCTAAGGTCTGCTCGCCTGGCCCGCATAAAGATTTCGTAAGGCCGCATCCAGTTTTGCAATGCGAAATCACCAGTGTTCATGCGGGTGCGGAGAACCGTACCGCAATTCACCTTCAGCCTTTCCGCGCGCTTTGTCAACTCCCTTTCTTCGGTTTCCACAGGTTTTTTCCGGTTTTTCTCGGTTTTGTTCGAAAACAGGTACATTTTTCTCACAAATTCCAAGTAAAACCCATAGTTCCGGCGTAAAAATCTCAACGGCAGACTTCAAGACTGGAACCAATCTGATCCCTCGAAAAGGGTCATCTTCGCCAGAATCCTCTGCTGCAAACTCCATCTTGGGCCCTTACAGAAGAAAATATCGCAACCGTTCGTTCACTAATATGAAACAAAATTATAGATATGCTCAAAATTATTTCATCTCGTTGCGGCGGTGTGATATCTTCCTCCGCAGTAAATCCAAGGAGTGAAGTCAATGCACAAGCCAGTCTCCCCCTCGCGCGCCGTCGGAACCATTCCCTCTGTCTCAAAATTCCTCCTCCTCGCATCCCTCGCTCTCGGCACCGCCTCTGCGCAAGTCGTTCCCGCCCCACCAACTCCGCAGGTAGGCTCGTCCAATCCCGTCACCGCCGAGCCTCTCGTCCCACGTCCCCCCACCAAGCCGTGCGTCGTCTCGCTGCTCAGCAACGCCGCCTTTGAAAACTTCAACGGCGCGCCCCTCACCTACGCGCCTCCCGCGGCCTGTCCCGGCCCCTGGGCAAAGGTCGTCCTCACCGCCGACTTCACCGTCACCGCCGGCCGCCAGTTCGACCGCAGCGCCTGGTTCTATCTCGGCAACACCAACATCTTCTACGGCACCACCGCCGAACCCCGCGCCGCCCTCAGCCCCTCCTGGCACGTCGAGCGCGACCTCACCGACCTCACCGCGCTCTTCAAATCCCCGCAGACCGGCCTCGCCTCCATCGGCAACATCGTCAACTCCACCTACACCGGCATCATCTACGCCAGCGCCGCGCTCGAGTTCTACCCCGCCTCCTGGCGAGCACCCGCGCCCATCACGCCTGACGTCGTCGTCCCCGTCAGCTCCGGCAACAGCCCCGTCACCCTCAACACCACCACCGACCAGGCTACCGCCACCCTCAA contains:
- a CDS encoding GNAT family N-acetyltransferase, producing MTRPHDYFLRTDRLGFGQWSEGDLPLALELWGDPGVSSLIGGPFTDREIGARLARERTMLIDHQVQYWPVFLLQSDDFAGCAGLRPYHLDGRIFEMGVHVRKSYQGQGLAQEAARAVIKFAFETLQIRGLFAGHHPKNASSKRLLGRLGFSFTHEEFYAPTGANHPSYLLMNPGRPETL
- a CDS encoding metal-dependent hydrolase family protein; translated protein: MRQARHVKLYLFLFLLQIAFLNLHAQTTPRTLVRTGHLLEVKTGAEPAAQTIIVTGDRITAIAPTASTPKQAGDTEIDLTRFTVMPGLIDVHTHLTAANNFDPYFELSMTPAKEAIIGVENAKVTLEAGFTTVRNVGANDFTDVALRDEINAGHIPGPHMQVSGPALGITGGHMDENLLPYEFHYHAEGVADGIPAVQHQVRENIKYGADLIKIGATGGVLSKGDDPQASQYTLEEMQAIVADAHRLGRKVAAHAHGAQGILFATEAGVDSIEHGSYINDEDIALMKKKGTYLVPTAYLVDWMQQYGNLPPFYQQKMKDVSAVEKQNAIKAIKAGVKIALGTDAAVYPHGLNAHEVDVYVNQFGMSPLQGIQTGTLNAADLMGWNDRVGSIDPGKWADLIAIDGDPLKDVKLLQHVPFVMKSGIVYKDETHK
- a CDS encoding HU family DNA-binding protein; translated protein: MAKGMTKTALVRHLAEKLELTNKQTAGFLELLAETAVKETKKNGEFTIPGIGKLVKAERKARLGRNPQTGETIKIKAKTVVKFRVAKVAKDTIAPVKK
- a CDS encoding ParB/RepB/Spo0J family partition protein, coding for MPTATADPKRRALGKGLESLLPQRPAAPAPLPPPPVVESTGKPLEIPLDQIERNPFQTRSQFDEAKLAELAQSIAASGVVQPIVVRPLSGGRYQLITGERRWLASKKANKTTIPSIVRQVSDEQTLEMTIVENLQRADLNPIEQARAYQRLSSDFKMTQEQMAVRTGKERASVANFLRLLRLPESIQQKVESGDLTFGHARTLLALDSPEAITTAAQKVMALSLSVRQTESYVQGLINPEAKEKKESKADAQPEDPNVREAQDRLRRSLGLKVRIEDKKGKGRVIIEYSGLEDFDSILTALGGQ
- a CDS encoding ParA family protein — encoded protein: MTTEQLTPKPEDTTQKPAEPKSSPKPSKVIAVVNQKGGVGKTTTAINLAAALALEGLNTLLIDCDPQANSTGGLGFARARDGEEARLSIYDILVGQTTIAEALLSTEIDTLKLIPSSKNLIGATIELIGLDRREYKLRDAIEPIRADYPFILLDCPPALDLLTLNSLVAADSLLVPMQAEYFALEGISELMSTLDRVGQSFNHGLALEGVLLTMYDDRTNLSQQVSENLQAFFTDKLLKTTIPRNIRLAEAPSHGKPVSLYDPKSRGSEAYRELALELLTRNKMDSPEEKRRKAAAAAAASALKSFHKPEKKPRFWQSSK
- a CDS encoding methyltransferase family protein, which gives rise to MKASALEFRLRFLIIVVIYLLGFIAPWNSFLHLDSIRTWQYLAAWPARSGWIGFSAATIMVLVLGILCAIAGAFLRTWGSAYLDPSTVQAGAMHGEGVVAAGPYRHLRNPLYLGTLFHTFALALLMPPSGAIFSILAITLFQLRLIFAEESFLTAKLGAPYLDYCAKVPRLFPSFTARIPASPLRPSSPSWPTAFLPEIYMWGVAVSFAALGWRYNSVLIIKGVLISLGLSLIVRAFLKPAPRRT